One Thalassospira marina DNA window includes the following coding sequences:
- a CDS encoding queuosine precursor transporter: MKAIIAGILAMAATVVASNILVEYPLPGVLADWLTFGAFTYPVAFLVTDLTNRARGAKAARMVVLSGFAIAVVLSLVFADTRIALASGTAFLVAQLMDVTVFDRLRQASWWKAPLVSSTVGSMLDTALFFSIAFAGTGLPWHTWALGDFSAKMIMAMTCLAPFRMLMSVIRPVGRNGGMAAQSANA; the protein is encoded by the coding sequence ATGAAAGCCATCATTGCAGGCATTCTGGCAATGGCCGCAACGGTTGTCGCCTCGAACATCCTGGTCGAATATCCGTTGCCCGGCGTTCTGGCCGATTGGCTGACCTTTGGCGCCTTTACCTATCCTGTCGCCTTTCTGGTGACGGACCTTACCAACCGTGCCCGTGGCGCAAAGGCGGCACGCATGGTGGTTTTGTCGGGCTTTGCCATTGCGGTTGTGCTGTCACTGGTTTTTGCCGATACCCGCATTGCCCTGGCATCGGGCACGGCATTTCTGGTGGCGCAATTGATGGATGTTACCGTGTTTGACCGCCTGCGTCAGGCAAGCTGGTGGAAGGCGCCGCTGGTTTCCTCCACCGTGGGCTCGATGCTCGATACCGCCCTGTTTTTCTCGATCGCATTTGCCGGGACCGGCCTGCCGTGGCATACATGGGCGCTGGGTGATTTTTCGGCCAAGATGATTATGGCGATGACCTGCCTTGCACCTTTCCGCATGCTGATGTCGGTCATTCGTCCGGTGGGCCGCAATGGCGGCATGGCTGCCCAGTCCGCCAACGCCTGA
- a CDS encoding inorganic phosphate transporter, with protein sequence MVAKKTALDKDLKWQRRMDAGVGATASLSAKLGLSLVFLLACSAFVAFHMGGLPRSGFLISAAVIGGYMALNIGANDVANNVGPAVGSKALTMVGALFVAAIFEAAGAILAGGDVVSTIKNGIIDPSQMPDAQTFIWVMTAALLAAALWLNLATYLGAPVSTTHSIVGGVMGAGMAAVGTHAVHWSNMGAIAASWVISPILGGLIAAGFLAFIKFKVLFVEDRVAAARKWVPLLVSFMVAAFTVYLMMKGIKKVWKADTVTIIMIGIAAFALTLWPVRKAVYRASMDMTGRRKEIASLFRIPLVVSAALLSFAHGSNDVANAIGPLAAIVSGVDKGEIVTSAPIPMWVMIIGALGISAGLLLFGPKLIKTVGSKITKLDPIRAYTVALSAALTVIVASALGLPVSSTHIAVGAVFGVGFLRESLSHRRRLNDAPPPPMLIGGTEGMDAQSQDIEALRQLDPGLAERAERKLRKRLLVRRRYALTIATAWVVTVPAGAFLGALLYFTIRGMMM encoded by the coding sequence ATGGTCGCGAAAAAAACGGCGCTCGATAAGGACCTGAAATGGCAGCGGCGGATGGACGCCGGTGTAGGTGCTACGGCGTCGCTAAGTGCGAAACTTGGTCTGTCGCTTGTTTTCCTGCTGGCGTGCAGCGCATTTGTAGCTTTCCACATGGGGGGGCTCCCGCGAAGTGGCTTTCTGATTTCGGCTGCCGTTATCGGGGGCTATATGGCCCTTAATATTGGCGCCAATGACGTGGCGAACAATGTCGGGCCGGCTGTCGGCTCCAAGGCGCTGACAATGGTTGGCGCCCTTTTTGTTGCCGCCATTTTCGAGGCTGCCGGGGCCATCCTGGCCGGGGGCGATGTGGTCAGTACCATTAAAAACGGTATTATCGACCCGTCGCAAATGCCCGATGCCCAAACCTTTATCTGGGTGATGACGGCGGCTTTGCTGGCTGCCGCCCTGTGGCTAAATCTTGCCACCTATCTTGGCGCACCGGTTTCCACCACGCATTCCATTGTGGGCGGTGTGATGGGGGCGGGGATGGCCGCTGTTGGCACCCATGCCGTGCATTGGTCCAATATGGGCGCCATTGCCGCAAGCTGGGTGATTTCGCCAATTCTGGGCGGGCTTATTGCCGCAGGCTTCCTTGCCTTTATCAAATTCAAGGTGCTGTTTGTCGAGGACCGCGTTGCCGCGGCGCGCAAATGGGTGCCATTATTGGTCAGTTTCATGGTCGCGGCCTTCACGGTTTATTTGATGATGAAGGGGATCAAAAAGGTCTGGAAGGCCGATACCGTAACCATCATCATGATCGGCATTGCCGCCTTTGCCCTTACCCTGTGGCCGGTTCGCAAGGCGGTTTATCGCGCCTCGATGGATATGACCGGGCGTCGCAAGGAAATTGCCTCGCTGTTTCGTATTCCGCTGGTGGTATCGGCAGCCCTTCTGTCCTTTGCCCATGGTTCCAATGATGTGGCCAATGCCATTGGCCCGCTTGCCGCGATTGTGTCGGGCGTGGACAAGGGCGAAATTGTTACCTCCGCCCCCATTCCCATGTGGGTCATGATCATTGGTGCGCTGGGTATTTCGGCTGGTTTGCTGCTGTTTGGTCCCAAGCTGATCAAAACCGTGGGCAGCAAAATCACCAAGCTTGACCCGATCCGTGCCTATACCGTGGCGCTGTCGGCAGCACTTACGGTGATTGTTGCCTCTGCACTGGGTCTTCCGGTCAGTTCCACACACATTGCGGTGGGCGCGGTTTTTGGAGTTGGCTTCCTGCGTGAAAGCCTAAGCCACCGTCGCCGCCTTAACGATGCACCGCCGCCGCCCATGCTGATTGGGGGCACTGAAGGCATGGATGCGCAAAGCCAGGATATCGAAGCCCTGCGCCAGCTTGACCCCGGCCTGGCCGAGCGGGCAGAACGCAAATTGCGCAAACGCCTTTTGGTGCGTCGCCGTTATGCCCTGACGATTGCAACCGCCTGGGTGGTGACGGTTCCTGCCGGGGCGTTTCTGGGCGCACTTCTGTACTTTACCATTCGCGGCATGATGATGTGA
- a CDS encoding AsmA family protein has protein sequence MKKILAVIGALVVVIIAALLVIPSLIDWNSYKSDVTTAVSEATGRNLELRGDLSLSLLPFPALSVEDAVLGNVEDATDENMVTVKEVQVSVALMPLLTGKIQVTQVRLIDPVVSIESFEDGTNNLVFDPNDAKSHGPDAGTINNPEDQPAQTAPATDGKAAAPADNGGESSLASSVRVDSLSIENATIIYRAPGTEERIEGLTLSVEADSLNGPATGEGYVFYRGIPLTFKLNVGEISQTRAFPVSVRLGIDEVDGGIDVGGQVDLSGDAPDFNGEINGKFEDLRKAALRIAGDDAEIPDVAAKEFDLSGKLAANAKAVTVNDLAVRFGDTRGSGALSVNTEPKMKADLALRFNQLDLDAIMALANASGGHKDGAAPAAKPADAPAADAQGKSGGQSIPSQGRKNASASANAPLIPADLTGSIDLEVESLIYNQTPVHNARINAGIANSKITLNEVSAGLPGGTDLQVFGSISGAKPQASADLRYEIASENIRAVMRWLGVDVEGVRADRLRRFSLTGGLKGSADQININNVDMRLDDTAIRGAIVANLDSEGLPALGIGLKLDKINLDQYVSPAPAASSGDAAKGGDAAKADATKADTAAKDGAKKDLVKTIHDALAPLNGLAANYRIGADEVISSGVAIRGISVEGSLRGGDITLKNLAVADAAGMSVQGSGAFLGQKDVPEFKNLKLGVTAKNLEPLVKLTGITLPAPATNYKSMKADVALNGAMSGPDIDASLSNSTLQVSLKGKVSGLLGDAPGLTGDINAQAGSLNRALPLIAPTYEPSGDLGRFALQGKVDGNAKNVAITIAKLAVGTFETAGAVKMDASGERTNLDVNLKGGKLRVDPFLPAAKRAALETPRTGMRRAALPSFDNDMLTRVDARDGTPWDDNVIDVSALRLIDGTISIVMDQLDYDHFSLVNPDLSVKMNKGLITIDHLTGKLGDGPLKVSGTFDASKDVPKLDLTGNLDNANVAKVFPIRVANDDVTGIAGTKFTVTATGKSSRALVKALNGTANFNLKDIRFSNADKRSADPKLDLQALLRQGPAAMVVEGVGNNDLLRTLDADLQITNGVAKTTRVDATSRVGTADADATLDLPNWIMDTQADFDFSEKINDLPPFSVYAKGKIDDPAISGRMDKVAVKTLENLLGKALGGKSSDSSEPQSDGDKAKDAAKGVLKGLLNQFGR, from the coding sequence TTGAAAAAGATACTCGCTGTAATTGGCGCTTTGGTGGTGGTGATTATCGCTGCCCTGCTGGTTATTCCCTCGCTGATTGACTGGAACAGTTACAAGTCCGATGTCACAACAGCCGTAAGCGAAGCCACCGGCCGCAATCTTGAACTGCGTGGTGATCTGTCCCTTTCATTGCTGCCTTTCCCGGCCCTGTCGGTTGAAGATGCCGTTTTGGGCAACGTCGAAGACGCAACCGATGAAAATATGGTCACAGTCAAGGAAGTCCAGGTTTCTGTTGCCCTGATGCCGCTTCTGACTGGCAAAATCCAGGTCACACAGGTCCGCCTGATCGACCCGGTTGTTTCCATTGAAAGTTTCGAGGATGGCACCAATAACCTGGTGTTTGATCCCAACGATGCCAAAAGCCACGGCCCCGATGCCGGCACCATCAACAACCCCGAAGACCAGCCGGCACAAACGGCCCCCGCCACAGATGGCAAGGCGGCTGCCCCGGCGGATAACGGTGGCGAAAGCTCGCTTGCAAGCTCGGTCCGGGTGGATAGCCTGTCGATCGAAAATGCCACCATCATTTACCGTGCGCCCGGTACCGAAGAACGCATTGAAGGCCTGACCCTGAGTGTGGAAGCCGACAGCCTGAATGGCCCGGCCACCGGCGAAGGGTATGTTTTTTATCGCGGCATCCCGCTGACTTTTAAGCTGAATGTTGGTGAAATCAGCCAGACGCGCGCTTTCCCGGTTTCGGTTCGCCTTGGTATTGACGAGGTCGATGGCGGCATTGATGTTGGCGGGCAGGTGGATCTTTCAGGTGATGCGCCCGATTTCAACGGCGAAATCAATGGCAAATTCGAGGATCTGCGCAAGGCGGCCCTGCGTATTGCGGGCGATGACGCCGAAATTCCCGATGTTGCCGCCAAGGAATTTGACCTTTCCGGTAAACTTGCTGCCAATGCCAAGGCGGTAACGGTTAATGACCTTGCCGTTCGTTTTGGTGATACCCGTGGTTCAGGTGCGCTTTCGGTCAATACCGAACCCAAAATGAAGGCCGATCTGGCCCTTCGTTTCAACCAGCTTGACCTTGATGCCATCATGGCGCTGGCCAATGCATCGGGCGGGCATAAGGACGGTGCTGCACCGGCAGCAAAACCGGCGGATGCCCCGGCGGCGGACGCACAGGGTAAATCAGGCGGACAGTCCATTCCCTCGCAAGGGCGTAAAAATGCGTCGGCCTCGGCCAATGCACCACTGATCCCCGCTGATCTGACCGGATCAATTGATCTGGAAGTTGAATCGCTGATCTATAATCAGACGCCGGTTCATAATGCACGGATCAATGCAGGCATTGCGAATAGCAAAATCACATTAAACGAAGTTTCTGCGGGCCTTCCCGGCGGTACGGATTTGCAGGTTTTTGGTTCCATTTCCGGGGCCAAGCCGCAGGCAAGTGCCGATCTGCGTTATGAAATTGCATCGGAAAATATCCGTGCTGTCATGCGCTGGCTGGGTGTGGATGTTGAAGGTGTCCGCGCGGACCGTTTGCGCCGTTTCTCGCTGACGGGCGGGCTTAAAGGTAGCGCTGACCAGATCAATATCAACAATGTCGACATGCGCCTGGATGATACCGCCATTCGCGGTGCCATTGTTGCCAACCTTGATAGCGAAGGCCTGCCTGCCCTTGGCATTGGTTTGAAGCTCGATAAAATCAATCTTGATCAATATGTATCGCCCGCACCCGCTGCCAGCAGTGGCGATGCCGCCAAAGGTGGTGACGCGGCCAAGGCCGATGCAACAAAAGCCGACACAGCTGCCAAAGACGGTGCCAAAAAAGACCTGGTTAAAACCATTCACGATGCGTTGGCACCGTTAAATGGCCTTGCGGCGAATTACCGCATTGGCGCTGATGAAGTCATTTCATCGGGTGTGGCCATTCGCGGTATTTCGGTTGAAGGCAGCCTGCGTGGCGGTGACATTACCCTTAAAAACCTTGCCGTGGCCGATGCTGCGGGCATGTCGGTTCAGGGCAGTGGTGCGTTTCTGGGCCAAAAGGACGTTCCCGAATTCAAAAACCTGAAACTGGGTGTCACGGCGAAAAACCTGGAACCGCTGGTGAAGTTGACGGGGATTACCCTGCCAGCCCCGGCAACCAATTATAAATCGATGAAGGCCGATGTTGCCCTTAATGGCGCCATGAGCGGCCCGGATATTGATGCCAGCCTGTCGAATTCCACCCTGCAGGTTTCCCTGAAAGGCAAGGTTTCTGGCTTGCTGGGCGATGCGCCGGGCTTAACGGGCGATATCAATGCCCAGGCCGGTAGTCTTAACCGTGCCCTGCCGCTGATCGCACCGACCTATGAGCCATCGGGTGATCTTGGCCGTTTTGCCCTGCAGGGCAAGGTGGATGGTAATGCCAAAAACGTTGCCATTACCATTGCCAAACTGGCGGTAGGTACGTTTGAAACCGCAGGCGCTGTTAAAATGGATGCCTCGGGCGAGCGGACAAATCTTGATGTTAACCTTAAAGGTGGCAAGCTCCGGGTGGATCCGTTCCTGCCTGCGGCCAAGCGTGCCGCCCTTGAAACGCCGCGCACCGGTATGCGCCGGGCGGCACTGCCATCCTTTGACAATGACATGCTGACCCGTGTTGATGCCCGTGATGGCACGCCCTGGGATGATAATGTTATCGATGTTTCGGCCCTGCGCCTGATCGATGGCACCATTTCCATTGTCATGGACCAGCTTGATTACGACCATTTCTCGCTGGTGAACCCGGACCTGTCTGTGAAAATGAACAAGGGCCTTATTACCATTGATCATTTGACCGGCAAGCTTGGCGATGGCCCGCTTAAAGTTTCGGGCACCTTTGATGCCAGCAAGGATGTTCCCAAGCTGGACCTGACCGGTAACCTTGATAACGCCAATGTTGCCAAGGTCTTCCCGATCCGGGTTGCCAATGATGACGTAACCGGGATCGCCGGGACTAAATTTACCGTTACCGCCACGGGCAAAAGCTCGCGTGCGCTGGTAAAGGCATTGAATGGTACGGCAAACTTCAACCTCAAAGACATCCGCTTTAGCAACGCTGATAAACGTTCCGCCGACCCCAAACTGGACCTGCAGGCGCTGCTGCGTCAGGGGCCAGCGGCGATGGTGGTTGAAGGTGTTGGCAATAACGACCTGCTGCGCACCCTTGATGCCGATTTGCAGATTACCAATGGTGTTGCAAAAACCACCCGTGTTGATGCCACATCGCGCGTGGGTACGGCTGATGCCGATGCGACCCTCGACCTTCCCAACTGGATTATGGATACCCAGGCCGATTTTGATTTTTCCGAAAAAATCAACGATCTGCCACCCTTTAGCGTTTACGCCAAAGGCAAAATCGATGATCCCGCCATTAGCGGCCGTATGGACAAGGTCGCGGTGAAGACCCTGGAAAACCTGCTGGGCAAAGCATTGGGCGGTAAATCGTCTGACAGCAGCGAGCCCCAGTCCGATGGCGACAAGGCCAAGGATGCGGCAAAGGGTGTGCTTAAAGGGCTGTTAAACCAGTTCGGTCGCTAA
- a CDS encoding DUF2189 domain-containing protein has product MTDTTAPNVTPPTDTIGDETSQALHGQRGIFIREVTSDQSGKWLEAGWRDFKRTPAIGLTYGAFCVLAGYVILLSLFQSGQPYLTLPLGAGFMLIAPLIAVGLYETSRRLEMGENVTLWHSLNGFRRNPGQLGAIGVILMLFFLLWSRVAMLLFALFYNGDVPPLDTLIWQTFFSRDAMAFLITGSIIGGGFAIVVFAISLISIPLLVDRDIDVITALSLSVMAFRRNWRVLTGWGAAIAVLAACGMFVLLLGLAVVMPLLGHASWHAYRGLIDTSQADAPRLRRAVP; this is encoded by the coding sequence ATGACTGATACCACAGCTCCGAATGTAACGCCCCCGACCGACACCATCGGCGATGAAACCAGCCAGGCCCTGCATGGACAGCGTGGCATTTTCATTCGTGAAGTTACCAGTGACCAGTCCGGCAAATGGCTTGAGGCTGGCTGGCGCGATTTCAAACGCACACCTGCCATCGGCCTGACCTATGGGGCGTTTTGTGTATTGGCGGGCTATGTCATTTTGCTTAGCCTTTTTCAATCCGGTCAGCCGTATTTGACGCTGCCCCTTGGTGCGGGCTTTATGCTGATTGCACCGCTGATTGCCGTGGGCCTTTATGAAACCAGCCGCCGCCTTGAAATGGGCGAAAATGTTACGCTTTGGCACAGCCTGAACGGCTTTCGCCGCAATCCCGGCCAGCTAGGCGCGATTGGCGTGATTTTGATGCTGTTTTTCCTGTTATGGTCCCGGGTGGCGATGCTGTTATTCGCGCTGTTTTACAATGGCGATGTGCCCCCGCTTGATACCCTTATCTGGCAGACGTTTTTTTCACGGGATGCCATGGCATTTCTCATTACCGGGTCCATCATTGGCGGCGGATTTGCAATTGTCGTTTTCGCCATTTCGCTGATTTCCATTCCGCTGCTTGTTGATCGCGATATTGATGTCATCACGGCATTATCGCTTAGCGTAATGGCCTTTCGCCGTAACTGGCGGGTACTTACGGGCTGGGGGGCGGCCATTGCCGTGCTGGCGGCCTGCGGCATGTTTGTTCTGCTGCTGGGGCTGGCGGTTGTAATGCCGCTTTTGGGGCATGCAAGCTGGCATGCCTATCGCGGGCTGATCGACACATCCCAAGCCGATGCCCCGCGCCTGCGCCGCGCCGTTCCGTAA
- a CDS encoding SDR family NAD(P)-dependent oxidoreductase, whose protein sequence is MKRLTQKTALIIGGASGIGLAIATRFAAEDATVIITGRKQQSLDDACRAIGDNCHAILADASDPAAFAGVMGMVAKDHGRLDILVINAGMSGYGALESLDTDHFDSIFGLNVRAPVFAAQAAVPLMSQGGSIVLIGSIAGMVGIKGYGTYGASKAAIRSFARSWAAELAPKGIRVNVVSPGPIDTAMFDAVSDEMRQSLTAQIPAGRLGRPEEVASAALYLASDEATFVVGAELCIDGGMAQV, encoded by the coding sequence ATGAAACGACTGACGCAAAAAACCGCCCTGATCATTGGGGGAGCCAGCGGCATTGGCCTGGCAATTGCCACACGCTTTGCCGCCGAGGATGCCACTGTCATCATCACCGGCCGTAAACAGCAAAGCCTGGATGATGCCTGCCGGGCTATTGGCGATAACTGCCACGCGATCCTGGCCGATGCCTCGGACCCGGCAGCCTTTGCTGGCGTGATGGGCATGGTTGCAAAGGATCATGGTCGCCTTGATATCCTTGTCATCAATGCCGGTATGTCGGGCTATGGCGCGCTTGAAAGCCTTGATACCGATCATTTTGACAGCATCTTTGGCCTGAATGTGCGTGCACCGGTGTTTGCCGCGCAGGCGGCGGTGCCGTTAATGTCGCAGGGGGGATCAATTGTGCTGATTGGTTCCATCGCCGGGATGGTCGGCATCAAGGGTTATGGCACCTATGGGGCCAGCAAGGCCGCGATCCGGTCCTTTGCGCGCAGTTGGGCGGCTGAACTGGCCCCCAAAGGCATTCGCGTCAATGTCGTCAGCCCGGGCCCCATTGATACGGCCATGTTTGATGCCGTTTCCGATGAAATGCGCCAAAGCCTGACCGCCCAGATCCCCGCTGGCCGCCTTGGCCGCCCGGAAGAAGTCGCCAGTGCGGCCCTGTACCTTGCCAGTGACGAAGCCACCTTTGTCGTTGGGGCCGAGCTGTGCATTGATGGCGGTATGGCGCAGGTCTGA